The Impatiens glandulifera chromosome 3, dImpGla2.1, whole genome shotgun sequence genome contains a region encoding:
- the LOC124932869 gene encoding pyridoxal kinase-like — protein sequence MTPPILSLALPSQTGRVLSIQSHTVQGYVGNKSAVFPLQLLGYDVDPINSVQFSNHTGYPTCKGQVLNGQQLWDLIEGLEANNLLFYTHLLTGYIGSVSFLTTVLEVINKLRSINPKLSYVCDPVLGDQGKLYVPMEMVSVYREKVVPVASMLTPNQFEAELLTGLRIVSEDDGREACNILHAAGPSMVVLTSISINGNFLLIGSHRKELDQEPEQFKIVIPKIPAYFTGTGDLTTSLLLGWSNKYPNSLDKAAELAVSSLQALLRRTVSDYEKAGYDPRTSSLEIRLIQSQDDIRNPQVKFKAERYK from the exons ATGACTCCACCAATTCTTTCCCTAGCCCTTCCCTCTCAAACGGGTCGAGTTCTCAGTATCCAATCCCACACTGTTCAG GGCTATGTAGGCAATAAATCAGCTGTTTTCCCTCTACAACTACTAGGTTATGATGTGGATCCAATCAACTCAGTGCAGTTCTCAAACCACACTG GATATCCAACCTGTAAGGGGCAAGTTTTGAATGGACAACAACTGTGGGATTTAATAGAAGGCCTTGAAGCaaacaatttattattctaCACTCATTTATTAACTG GTTATATTGGTTCTGTTTCCTTTTTGACTACTGTGTTAGAAGTTATCAATAAGCTTAGGTCTATCAATCCAAAGCTTAGTTATG TTTGTGATCCAGTTCTGGGTGATCAAGGAAAGCTTTATGTCCCTATGGAAATGGTATCTGTGTACCGGGAGAAG GTCGTCCCAGTTGCCTCAATGCTAACTCCTAACCAATTTGAAGCGGAGCTTTTGACTGGCTTAAG AATTGTATCAGAAGATGATGGTCGGGAAGCTTGCAACATCCTTCATGCTGCTGGACCATCAATG GTTGTGTTAACTAGCATAAGTATAAATGGGAATTTTCTTCTTATTGGCAGTCACAGGAAAGAATta GATCAGGAGCCTGAACAATTCAAGATTGTGATACCCAAAATTCCTGCATATTTTACG GGAACCGGAGATCTAACAACCTCATTGTTGCTTGGATGGAGCAAT AAATATCCTAACAGCCTTGACAAAGCAGCCGAACTTGCTGTGTCAAGCTTGCAG GCACTTCTACGAAGAACAGTAAGTGACTACGAAAAGGCAGGGTATGATCCGAGAACAAGCAGCTTAGAGATTCGGCTGATTCAGAGCCAAGATGACATTCGAAACCCTCAAGTTAAATTCAAGGCCGAGAGATACAAATAA